In Oryzias melastigma strain HK-1 linkage group LG18, ASM292280v2, whole genome shotgun sequence, one DNA window encodes the following:
- the spp1 gene encoding osteopontin isoform X2 has translation MKVTVIFVLLFATVICRPARKVSSSDSSEEVVRRPALRKQALVASKTRVTPAQKVVAAPVDKSLETSEEEAVGPQAAVEVKAGMLDMVAPTETPTVDSDENEDDDDDETEEDETEEEKDESTDESDSESGESSTHSPSTVTPVIVTEEPAVETTVDTILPTIITDPDSGRGDNIGGYPSDYKSTVYVEEKSYHKVPAPYKSYGYVDSGKKTAYDDIHGNEVEKSPKVYKAFQIQTDFLEEDTSTPEVETQGLDVSSSISQDQDRSHRQTILPEEEETAGTSDTPANESESSSTPQEEEEEESASSNISSASQEAEEEESESSEEATATPGAADSDSDEDDSDESDSDEEVVGPVVTTEMPLVITAK, from the exons ATGAAAGTGACTGTTATTTTCGTTTTGCTCTTCGCCACGGTCATCTGTCGGCCG gcAAGAAAAGTCAGCAGTTCAGACAGTTCTGAAGAAGTT GTGAGAAGACCAGCTCTAAGAAAACAAGCTCTAGTAGCTTCAAAGACTCGAGTAACACCTGCCCAG AAGGTGGTGGCAGCACCTGTGGATAAAAGCCTGGAGACTTCAGAAGAG GAGGCAGTGGGTCCCCAGGCTGCTGTGGAAGTTAAAGCTGGCATGTTAGACATGGTTGCTCCCACAGAGACTCCTACTGTGGACAGCGATGAGAACGAAGACGATGACGACGATGAAACAGAAGAGGAC gaaacagaagaagagaaagACGAAAGCACAGACGAATCAGACTCAGAGTCAGGAGAGTCTTCCACCCACTCTCCTAGCACTGTCACCCCCGTGATCGTGACGGAGGAGCCTGCTGTTGAGACCACTGTAGACACCATCTTGCCCACTATCATTACTGACCCGGATTCAGGCCGTGGTGACAACATTGGAGGCTACCCCAGTGACTACAAGTCTACCGTTTATGTGGAAGAGAAGTCCTATCACAAAGTTCCTGCTCCCTATAAGTCCTATGGGTATGTGGACTCAGGAAAAAAGACGGCTTATGACGACATTCATGGCAATGAGGTGGAAAAATCACCAAAAGTCTACAAG GCTTTTCAGATCCAAACAGACTTTCTGGAAGAGGACACCAGCACCCCTGAAGTGGAGACCCAGGGCCTGGACGTGTCCTCCAGCATATCTCAAGATCAGGACAGGAGCCACCGCCAGACAATACtccctgaggaggaggagactgCTGGCACCAGTGATACCCCAGCCAATGAGAGTGAAAGCAGCAGCACTccacaggaggaagaggaggaggagagcgcCAGTAGCAACATTTCCAGTGCCAGCCAGGaggcagaagaagaggaaagtgAAAGCAGCGAGGAGGCTACAGCTACTCCAGGGGCCGCAGACAGCGACTCAGATGAAGATGACAGTGATGAGAGCGACTCCGATGAGGAGGTGGTGGGACCTGTTGTCACCACTGAGATGCCTTTGGTGATCACTGCCAAATAA
- the spp1 gene encoding osteopontin isoform X1, giving the protein MKVTVIFVLLFATVICRPARKVSSSDSSEEVVRRPALRKQALVASKTRVTPAQKVVAAPVDKSLETSEEEAVGPQAAVEVKAGMLDMVAPTETPTVDSDENEDDDDDETEEDETEEEKDESTDESDSESGESSTHSPSTVTPVIVTEEPAVETTVDTILPTIITDPDSGRGDNIGGYPSDYKSTVYVEEKSYHKVPAPYKSYGYVDSGKKTAYDDIHGNEVEKSPKVYKQAFQIQTDFLEEDTSTPEVETQGLDVSSSISQDQDRSHRQTILPEEEETAGTSDTPANESESSSTPQEEEEEESASSNISSASQEAEEEESESSEEATATPGAADSDSDEDDSDESDSDEEVVGPVVTTEMPLVITAK; this is encoded by the exons ATGAAAGTGACTGTTATTTTCGTTTTGCTCTTCGCCACGGTCATCTGTCGGCCG gcAAGAAAAGTCAGCAGTTCAGACAGTTCTGAAGAAGTT GTGAGAAGACCAGCTCTAAGAAAACAAGCTCTAGTAGCTTCAAAGACTCGAGTAACACCTGCCCAG AAGGTGGTGGCAGCACCTGTGGATAAAAGCCTGGAGACTTCAGAAGAG GAGGCAGTGGGTCCCCAGGCTGCTGTGGAAGTTAAAGCTGGCATGTTAGACATGGTTGCTCCCACAGAGACTCCTACTGTGGACAGCGATGAGAACGAAGACGATGACGACGATGAAACAGAAGAGGAC gaaacagaagaagagaaagACGAAAGCACAGACGAATCAGACTCAGAGTCAGGAGAGTCTTCCACCCACTCTCCTAGCACTGTCACCCCCGTGATCGTGACGGAGGAGCCTGCTGTTGAGACCACTGTAGACACCATCTTGCCCACTATCATTACTGACCCGGATTCAGGCCGTGGTGACAACATTGGAGGCTACCCCAGTGACTACAAGTCTACCGTTTATGTGGAAGAGAAGTCCTATCACAAAGTTCCTGCTCCCTATAAGTCCTATGGGTATGTGGACTCAGGAAAAAAGACGGCTTATGACGACATTCATGGCAATGAGGTGGAAAAATCACCAAAAGTCTACAAG CAGGCTTTTCAGATCCAAACAGACTTTCTGGAAGAGGACACCAGCACCCCTGAAGTGGAGACCCAGGGCCTGGACGTGTCCTCCAGCATATCTCAAGATCAGGACAGGAGCCACCGCCAGACAATACtccctgaggaggaggagactgCTGGCACCAGTGATACCCCAGCCAATGAGAGTGAAAGCAGCAGCACTccacaggaggaagaggaggaggagagcgcCAGTAGCAACATTTCCAGTGCCAGCCAGGaggcagaagaagaggaaagtgAAAGCAGCGAGGAGGCTACAGCTACTCCAGGGGCCGCAGACAGCGACTCAGATGAAGATGACAGTGATGAGAGCGACTCCGATGAGGAGGTGGTGGGACCTGTTGTCACCACTGAGATGCCTTTGGTGATCACTGCCAAATAA